GGGGCGCTGTCGTGGTTCGTGGTCGCTCTGGCGAACACCGGGACGCCCAGCCTGGTGGCGGTCGGTGTCGTGCTCGCCACCACCCCGCTCGCCGTGGTGGTGTGGCTGCTGCACGCCTTCCCGTCCGGCCGCCTCCGCTCGCGCACCTCCCGCCTCACGGTGGTGGGGGGCTTCGTGGTGTCGCTCGTCCTGCAGGTCCCGGGTTACCTCTTCGATCCGGCTGCCAGCCCGGGCGGCATGCTCTCCGTCGGTCATCGGGTGGACCTCCTCCACGCCGGCACCTGGCTCCAGCGAGGCGCGGGGATGGTCGTCATGCTGATGACCGCGGGTGTGCTCGTCGACCGGCTGCGTACCGCGACGCCCGGCCAACGTGGGGTCCTGCTGCCGCTGTACGCCTACGGGATCCTGGCTGTCCTGGCGACGCCGCTCGGTCCTCTCCTGGGTCCGTCCGCCGGTCTCTCGGTCGCGCAGGTGGTCGGGCTCCAGGTCGTCCTGCTGGCCGGGGTGCCCGTCGCCTTCGCGGCGGCGATGCTGCGCGGCGGGTTCGCGAGGACGGCCGAGATCCAGGAGCTCAGTGCCTGGCTGGCGTCGTCCGCCGCCACCCCGGAGCTGCTCGCCGGTGCCCTCGGGCGCACCCTCGGGGACGCGTCGCTGCAGGTCGTCTACGCGTCGCGGGACGGGCGCGCCCTCGTGGACGGCGACGGCGCCTCGTTCGACACGTCGGCGCTGGGCGAGCACCGCCACGTGGTCGACATCGAGCTCGGGTCGAGACGGATCGGCGCCATCGTCTACGACGCGACGGTCGTCGACGACGCCGAGCTGGTCCGCGGGGCGGGTCGGGTGGCCGCCCTCGCCATCGACCACGACCGGTTGACGGCCGAGTTGCGGGCCAGCCACGCCGATCTGCAGCAGTCGCGCGCCCGCCTCGTCGAGGCAGGCGACCGCGCGCGGCAGCGCATCGCCCAGGACCTGCACGACGGCCTGCAGGTGGAGCTCGTCCTGCTGGCGTTGGAAGCACAACGACTGGCTCGCCTCGACGGGTCGGCCGATCTCCCCGACGCGGCGACGCGCCTGCGTGTCGGCATCGACGGTGCCGCCCGGCACCTCCGGGGGATCGTCCACGCCCTGATGCCGGCCGCCCTCGTCGAGCGGGGCCTGACCGCGGCGATCGAGGACCTGGTCGACCGCATGCCGCTGCCCACTCGCCTGGTGGTGGTCGAGGTCGACGGGCGCCTGCCGGCGACGGTCGAGAGGACGGCCTACTTCGTGGTCGCGGAGGCACTGGCCAACGCGGTCAAGCACGCCGCGGCCGACACGTTGACCGTGACGCTCGAGCACGCGCCGACCCGGCTCGTCATCGGCGTGACCGACGACGGCGTCGGCGGTGCGACCCAGGACGGGGGTGTGGGGCTGCACGGCCTCGCCGATCGTGTCGACGCCCTCGGTGGCCGGTTCACCATCCAGAGCCCGGCCGGCGGAGGCACACACCTGCTGGTGGAGCTGCCGTGCGGGTCCTGATCGGCGAAGACGAGGCGCTGTTGCGAACCGGGCTCACGCACGTGATGCAGGCGGCCGGGTTCGACGTCGTCGCTGCGGTCGGTGATGCAGACGACCTGGTCCGCAGCGCGGGAGAACACGTTCCCGACGTCGTCGTCACCGACATCCGGATGCCGCCCGACCACAAGGACGCGGGCCTGCGGGCGGCGATGGAGATCCGCCGTGAGCATCCCGGGATCGCCGTCCTCGTGCTGTCGCAGCACCTCCAGCGCGCCTACGCCGTCGAACTGCTCGGCGATCGCTCGTCGGGCGTCGGGTACCTCCTCAAGCAGCGGATCGCCGACATCGACACGTTCACGGACGATCTCCGCCGCATCGCGGCCGGCGGCACCGTCCTCGACCCCGAGGTCGTGAGCCTCATGGTCGCCCGCGCCAGGGGGCAGCACGACGCGCTCGACCGGCTGACCCCCCGCCAGCAGCAGGTGCTGGCCCTCATGTCCGAGGGCCGGACGAACGCCTCGATCGCCCGGACCCTGTCGATCACCGAGCGGGCGGTCGTGCAACACACGTCCCACATCTACGACGAGCTCGGCCTGGAGTGCAGCGACGACGACCATCGCCGGGTGCTGGCGGTGATCCGCTACCTCTCGTCGTGAGCGGCTCGCCGAGCTCCCCGGCACGGCCGTGGTCGACACTCCTGGGGTCGGCCCTGGAGGGACTGCCGCGCCGGGAGCCGCCACCGGAGCCCGGTCCGGCGCTAGCGTGGGAGGACAGCCGTTCGGGGGACCGCCATGCGCCGCACCGTTGTGCTCGCTGCCTGCCTCACCGTGCTCGCCGGTTGCGGTCCTGGAGGCGATGACGCCGCGCCGGGCGGGGTCGCCGCCGGCACCAGCACGCCGGCGCCCGTCGCGGACGTGGGGGACACCGTTGCGTTCACCGACCAGCTGGGGAGGGCGGCCACCATCACCCTGGACGGGGCCCGCCGCACCGAGCGGGCGGACAGTTCCCAGCTCGTCGCCGACGTCGCCGTCACCGCCGCCGACGGCGCCGTCACCGTGGACCCGCTGCGCTTCCGGGCGC
This region of Geodermatophilus bullaregiensis genomic DNA includes:
- a CDS encoding sensor histidine kinase — encoded protein: MVIGALSWFVVALANTGTPSLVAVGVVLATTPLAVVVWLLHAFPSGRLRSRTSRLTVVGGFVVSLVLQVPGYLFDPAASPGGMLSVGHRVDLLHAGTWLQRGAGMVVMLMTAGVLVDRLRTATPGQRGVLLPLYAYGILAVLATPLGPLLGPSAGLSVAQVVGLQVVLLAGVPVAFAAAMLRGGFARTAEIQELSAWLASSAATPELLAGALGRTLGDASLQVVYASRDGRALVDGDGASFDTSALGEHRHVVDIELGSRRIGAIVYDATVVDDAELVRGAGRVAALAIDHDRLTAELRASHADLQQSRARLVEAGDRARQRIAQDLHDGLQVELVLLALEAQRLARLDGSADLPDAATRLRVGIDGAARHLRGIVHALMPAALVERGLTAAIEDLVDRMPLPTRLVVVEVDGRLPATVERTAYFVVAEALANAVKHAAADTLTVTLEHAPTRLVIGVTDDGVGGATQDGGVGLHGLADRVDALGGRFTIQSPAGGGTHLLVELPCGS
- a CDS encoding response regulator transcription factor, which translates into the protein MRVLIGEDEALLRTGLTHVMQAAGFDVVAAVGDADDLVRSAGEHVPDVVVTDIRMPPDHKDAGLRAAMEIRREHPGIAVLVLSQHLQRAYAVELLGDRSSGVGYLLKQRIADIDTFTDDLRRIAAGGTVLDPEVVSLMVARARGQHDALDRLTPRQQQVLALMSEGRTNASIARTLSITERAVVQHTSHIYDELGLECSDDDHRRVLAVIRYLSS